The Candidatus Curtissbacteria bacterium genome includes a region encoding these proteins:
- the xseB gene encoding exodeoxyribonuclease VII small subunit, with product MTKDSSNPNFTQALARLEQIVTRLEEPDLDLEEGLKLLEEGVKLHKLCRDKLTDANVKITTILKEDNIKAED from the coding sequence ATGACCAAAGACTCATCTAATCCTAACTTTACCCAAGCGCTCGCCAGGCTCGAACAAATAGTGACCAGGCTCGAAGAACCCGATCTGGACCTCGAAGAAGGTCTGAAGCTATTGGAAGAAGGCGTAAAACTTCACAAACTCTGCCGGGACAAACTGACCGATGCAAACGTCAAAATAACGACTATACTAAAGGAAGATAATATAAAGGCAGAAGACTAA